One genomic region from Yamadazyma tenuis chromosome 4, complete sequence encodes:
- the MNN13_8 gene encoding mannosyltransferase (EggNog:ENOG503NZ5A; COG:S; CAZy:GT71), which translates to MDKAFNLRQNSKPVFYGFIACWLVSVGIWTHSYTSIGFSESDTSIYHSELGSPNAELSNPVNVKKIDVFEDCTIQKLVRTLEIEETRSIDSHSRVYDQILEKHALSDILANLDFTERCDLYFKNLFIRDRNWFVDPNEDFPLDHRDGFDLESFKKETSENTRHKYAQMSNLEYDKINFKDKNVVKGVEQLAEEEFKVFWERTMKTEQKIVDYLSHLRIFDKCYVTSDDRYIMGKANELLEKEANSIDRTQFKATDGEILINDQGSKSCSELESRIYKWMSHSYPIYERWTGEIFLSPPDLRKFVHYPEVFKTTNSKFKGFTERPSKSTFTANGPCFFNKFKNSLNGKGIVLSIGDKHVDDTVRLIRLLRALNNHYPIQIVFYDSLSDDTKARIVAAARNKMIDLPESFHKVSKNFPADYLNVQDGGLPKQEVWFVNTYNAIHDNFKDKFKRFANKFLATLFNSFEEFMLVDADTVLLQSPSEFFDLKDYKTTGAYFFKDRTTPQFRPPGDTKFFQKITPSILDNLMFDIPIITQKTLGLEFFDGMNHFMESGVVLINRHLHFNSILTMLQLNFFKPVTSRVHGDKEIFWLGFAANGDEDYHFNKNFAASIGTLTSQEERLTSQGNLKKSQELCSPHPGHLDENGKLVWFNSGFKFCGKSDLVNFESEVKKQEHFKFLKDAESMREYYEGSLKLKNAVIPPFNIKSAKTAENSVEEPKEGWKMEHGYCHSYLWCAYSSIGGLTSDGGDNTQVGHVYEFEQDSIDLYAYFGDIWVGNE; encoded by the coding sequence ATGGACAAAGCATTCAACCTTCGGCAAAATTCAAAACCCGTGTTCTACGGGTTCATCGCCTGTTGGTTAGTTTCAGTTGGCATCTGGACCCATAGCTACACTTCGATTGGATTTAGTGAGTCGGACACGTCTATTTACCACCTGGAACTTGGGTCTCCCAATGCAGAGTTGTCCAATCCTGTGAATGTCAAGAAAATcgatgtgtttgaagactGTACCATCCAGAAATTGGTGCGTACCttggaaattgaagagaCTAGAAGTATTGATAGCCATTCGAGAGTATATGACCAAATTTTGGAGAAGCACGCATTGTCGGACATTCTAGCAAACCTCGATTTCACTGAGAGGTGTGACTTGTACTTTAAGAACCTATTTATCAGAGACCGCAActggtttgtggatcctAATGAAGACTTTCCTCTTGATCATCGTGATGGTTTTGACTTAGAGCTGTTTAAAAAAGAGACTTCTGAAAACACAAGGCACAAATATGCCCAGATGCTGAACTTGGAATATGATAAGATCAATTTCAAGGATAAGAATGTCGTTAAAGGCGTGGAGCAGCTTGccgaagaagagttcaaggtGTTCTGGGAACGAACCATGAAGACGGAACAGAAGATTGTAGACTACTTGTCCCATTTACGGATTTTCGACAAGTGCTACGTCACCAGTGATGACAGGTACATCATGGGCAAAGCCAATGAATTGTTAGAAAAAGAAGCCAACAGCATAGATCGTACCCAGTTCAAGGCCACCGATGGTGAGATATTAATCAACGACCAGGGTTCCAAATCCTGTAGTGAGTTGGAAAGCAGAATCTATAAATGGATGTCTCATTCTTACCCCATTTATGAAAGATGGACCGGTGAGATCTTCCTATCTCCCCCGGATCTACGTAAATTCGTTCATTATCCTGAGGTGTTCAAGACtacaaactccaagttcaagggTTTCACTGAACGCCCCTCCAAATCTACATTCACTGCAAATGGGccatgcttcttcaacaaattcaagaatctGTTGAATGGGAAGGGCATTGTGCTATCGATTGGTGACAAACATGTAGACGATACTGTAAGACTCATTCGCCTATTGAGAGCTTTGAACAACCACTATCCAATCCAAATCGTATTCTATGACTCCCTCAGCGATGATACTAAAGCGAGAATAGTCGCCGCTGCTCGAAATAAAATGATAGATTTACCGGAAAGTTTCCACAAAGTTTCAAAGAATTTCCCAGCCGACTACCTCAATGTCCAAGACGGTGGATTGCCAAAGCAAGAAGTGTGGTTTGTAAACACGTACAACGCCATTCACGATAATTTCAAGGATAAGTTCAAACGGTTTGCCAATAAGTTCTTAGCAAcgttgttcaattcatttgAGGAATTCATGTTAGTTGACGCTGATACAGTGTTGTTGCAAAGCCCATCCGAATTTTtcgacttgaaggactACAAAACCACCGGGgcctacttcttcaaggataGAACTACCCCTCAATTCAGACCACCAGGTGATACTAAATTTTTTCAGAAGATTACCCCTTCAATTttagacaacttgatgtttgatattcccatcatcacccaGAAGACCCTTGGATTGgagttctttgatggaatGAACCATTTCATGGAAAGTggagtggtgttgatcaatagACACTTacacttcaactccatcttaACAATGCtccaattgaacttctttaagCCTGTTACCTCTAGAGTCCATGGagacaaagagatattCTGGTTGGGATTCGCCgccaatggtgatgaagactatcacttcaacaagaatttcgCTGCATCGATTGGGACTCTTACTTCCCAGGAAGAAAGATTGACCAGTCAAggaaacctcaagaaatcTCAGGAACTCTGTTCACCTCATCCAGGACACCTCGATGAAAATGGAAAGTTGGTATGGTTCAACTCaggtttcaagttctgtgGGAAAAGCGATCTTGTTAATTTTGAATCAGAGGTTAAGAAACAAGAGCATTTTAAATTCTTAAAAGATGCTGAATCCATGCGAGAGTACTATGAAGGATCTTTAAAACTCAAAAATGCCGTCATTCCACCCTTCAATATAAAATCGGCAAAAACCGCAGAGAACAGCGTTGAAGAGCCAAAAGAAGGCTGGAAAATGGAACATGGATATTGTCACAGTTATTTGTGGTGTGCATACTCTTCAATAGGTGGACTCACGTCTGACGGAGGTGATAACACTCAAGTGGGACATGTGTACGAGTTTGAACAGGACTCAATAGATTTGTACGCTtattttggtgatatttgGGTCGGGAATGAGTGA
- a CDS encoding uncharacterized protein (EggNog:ENOG502SQPX) produces the protein MKFHYTLSLVGIFQFIGTVSSADSVGGCSPTAVEKGLYAEYIKVANHEWKEGDTTSLESGVAVVSQREAEYSWEGITQQDFLVSKNTDVLYGHDVTTANFGLRLTGYLYAEATGDYTIAVTYADDAASLSIGAGVAMECCGSTQSPANVTEFAHWYGHLESTSVSKTVSLTAGVYYPIKVVYFNVEDGGEFNMSVTYPDGTAHTTDINWYSSTDNSTSCPLSTTTTIIWTGTDTETITETASDGDVFVTIEVPETTTSTTEPWTGTGTFETTIYPSNPSDPVTVLKKTPETTTSTTEPWTGTGTFETTIYPSNPSDPVTVLKKTPETTTSTTEPWTGTGTFETTIYPSNPSDPVTVLKKTPETTTSTTEPWTGTGTFETTIYPSNPSDPVTVLKKTPETTTSTTEPWTGTGTFETTIYPSNPSDPVTVLKKTPETTTSTTEPWTGTGTFETTIYPSNPSDPVTVLKKTPETTTSTTEPWTGTGTFETTIYPSNPSDPVTVLKKTPESTTTTTSRGTIDTTFTLTPLNPSDPVTVVVETITITTPWTGSTTSTYTTTGTDGKPTVVIDTPVPTITTPWTGSDTSTYTTTGTDGKPTAVVETPASVFTITTPWTGSFTSTYTTTGPNGDKTVVVETPEPTIVTPWTGSFTSTYTTTGPDGKPTVVVETPEPVVTEKDVTTIILPCTCKEPSTTTTTGDDGKKTVVCNVPHSLVSTVVVTEPCTNAAGDATVTVYTTFTVAASVTANPTETVSPTGAKGSGSGEASEAASAGNGSGAAVQEVSTYEAMGSKNTYTFLAVLSALLWISF, from the exons ATGAAATTCCATTACACGTTATCATTAGTAggaatttttcaattcattggtACTGTCTCAAGTGCAGATTCTGTTGGAGGCTGTAGCCCCACCGCTGTGGAAAAAGGCCTCTATGCTGAATACATCAAAGTGGCAAATCATGAATGGAAGGAGGGTGATACTACACTGTTAGAATCTGGCGTTGCTGTAGTTAGCCAAAGAGAGGCAGAATATTCATGGGAAGGCATAACTCAGCAAGACTTTTTGGTTTCTAAAAATACCGATGTCCTATATGGCCACGATGTCACAACGGCTAACTTTGGCTTGAGGCTTACAGGGTATTTATATGCCGAAGCAACTGGAGACTACACCATAGCAGTCACATATGCTGATGATGCAGCTTCGTTGTCAATCGGGGCTGGAGTTGCTATGGAATGTTGTGGATCGACTCAATCCCCAGCTAATGTCACTGAATTTGCACACTGGTATGGTCATCTTGAAAGTACATCAGTCTCGAAGACAGTTTCCCTCACCGCAGGAGTCTATTATCCTATCAAGGTCGTTTACTTcaatgttgaagatggtggCGAATTTAATATGTCCGTCACCTATCCTGATGGAACAGCTCACACAACTGACATTAACTGGTACAGCTCAACTGACAATAGCACATCTTGTCCTCTCTCCACAACTACCACCATTATATGGACTGGAACAGATACTGAGACTATCACAGAAACAGCTTCTGACGGGGATGTTTTTGTTACAATTGAAGTACCAGAAACGACAACCTCTactactgaaccatggacaggtACTGGAACATTTGAGACAACAATTTATCCTTCAAATCCTAGTGACCCAGTCACGGTTCTCAAGAAGACCCCAGAAACGACAACCTCTactactgaaccatggacaggtACTGGAACATTTGAGACAACAATTTATCCTTCAAATCCTAGTGATCCAGTCACGGTTCTCAAGAAGACCCCAGAAACGACAACCTCTactactgaaccatggacaggtACTGGAACATTTGAGACAACAATTTATCCTTCAAATCCTAGTGATCCAGTCACGGTTCTCAAGAAGACCCCAGAAACGACAACCTCTactactgaaccatggacaggtACTGGAACATTTGAGACAACAATTTATCCTTCAAATCCTAGTGATCCAGTCACGGTTCTCAAGAAGACCCCAGAAACGACAACCTCTactactgaaccatggacaggtACTGGAACATTTGAGACAACAATTTATCCTTCAAATCCTAGTGATCCAGTCACGGTTCTCAAGAAGACCCCAGAAACGACAACCTCTactactgaaccatggacaggtACTGGAACATTTGAGACAACAATTTATCCTTCAAATCCTAGTGATCCAGTCACGGTTCTCAAGAAGACCCCAGAAACGACAACCTCTactactgaaccatggacaggtACTGGAACATTTGAGACAACAATTTATCCTTCAAATCCTAGTGATCCAGTCACGGTTCTCAAGAAGACCCCAGAATCCACAACCACTACCACCAGTCGTGGAACTATTGACACAACCTTCACTTTAACTCCTTTAAACCCAAGTGACCCAGTGAcggttgttgttgagacaa TTACTATTACCAccccatggactggttctACCACATCAACTtacaccacaactggaactgatggtaaaccaaccGTTGTTATCGATACTCCTGTACCTACCATcactactccatggaccGGCTCTGATACATCaacttataccacaactggaactgatggtaaaccaaccgcagttgttgaaaccccGGCTAGTGTTTTCACTATTACCAccccatggactggttctTTTACTTCCacttacaccaccaccggtCCCAATGGTGACAAAACAGTGGTTGTCGAGACTCCTGAACCAACTATCGTTACTCCATGGACAGGATCCTTcacttcaacttacactACAACCGGACCTGACGGTAAACCAACCGTAGTCGTTGAAACTCCTGAACCTGTCGTCACTGAAAAagatgtcaccaccattatTTTGCCATGTACTTGCAAAGAgccttcaaccaccacaacaaccggtgatgatggtaagaAGACCGTTGTATGTAACGTCCCACACTCATTAGTGTCCACTGTGGTGGTCACCGAGCCATGCACAAATGCTGCTGGAGACGCTACAGTCACAGTCTATACCACGTTCACTGTTGCTGCTTCCGTGACTGCTAACCCTACTGAAACCgtttctccaactggtgCTAAAGGTAGTGGTTCTGGAGAGGCTTCGGAAGCTGCTTCAGCTGGTAATGGCTCTGGCGCTGCTGTacaagaagtctccacTTATGAGGCCATGGGTTCAaaaaacacatacacattcttggctgtgttatccgctcttttgtggatatccTTTTGA
- a CDS encoding uncharacterized protein (COG:E; EggNog:ENOG503NWYR): protein MSENIVIVGAGVIGLTIAYQLVTENGYDATSVNIIASDFPSTGSDCPEYTSSKSGAHFRPFPSKSPQELRDSKLARPTYKFFKKLAVTNPESSVKWIQGFDYLENNDTLYETTAAGYTEDIDNFKIIEKSQLPRGIEFGASYDTWAMNSPKYLEFLENTLSMKYGVNFVREKVESLKQVCQLYPGALLFNCTGRGLQFNGGFDPNSYSIRGQTLLVRAPLGCQYLNKTITYQLANGSWIFVIPRPLNGGIILGGTKQIGNLNSNPSQNDTEHLIKLGEAYFPDLMIEGKFDIRRVNVGFRPARNGGTRISSYKEDGVQVIDCYGFGGSGMEMSWGAAMRAIGLIDHGFKL from the coding sequence ATGAGTGAAAATATTGTAATTGTGGGTGCTGGAGTCATTGGACTCACCATTGCTTACCAGCTCGTTACAGAAAATGGATACGATGCTACACTGGTGAATATCATAGCCAGCGACTTTCCCTCTACAGGTTCAGATTGTCCTGAGTATACATCGTCCAAGAGTGGTGCACATTTCAGGCCTTTTCCGTCCAAAAGCCCACAGGAATTGAGAGATAGTAAGTTAGCTCGACCAACCtacaaatttttcaagaagttggctgTCACTAATCCTGAATCATCTGTGAAATGGATACAAGGATTTGACtacttggagaacaatGATACCCTATACGAAACCACTGCTGCTGGATATACTGAAGACAttgacaatttcaaaattattgaaaaactGCAATTGCCCCGAGGAATCGAATTTGGTGCTTCTTACGATACTTGGGCTATGAACTCGCCCAAGTACCTTgaatttttggaaaacacaTTGAGTATGAAGTACGGAGTGAATTTTGTCAGagaaaaagttgaatctttgaaaCAGGTTTGTCAGCTATATCCCGGAGCACTCCTTTTTAACTGTACTGGTAGGGGACTTCAATTCAATGGAGGCTTTGATCCCAATAGTTACCTGATAAGAGGCCAGACTTTACTAGTAAGAGCACCTTTAGGTTGTCAGTATCTTAATAAGACCATCACTTATCAGTTAGCGAATGGGTCTTGGATTTTCGTTATTCCCCGTCCTTTGAATGGAGGAATCATTCTTGGAGGAACAAAACAGATCGGCAACTTGAACCTGAATCCTAGCCAGAATGACACTGAGCATCTTATAAAATTAGGAGAAGCGTATTTTCCGGATCTAATGATCGAGGGAAAGTTTGATATTAGAAGAGTTAATGTTGGATTTAGGCCTGCTAGAAACGGAGGAACAAGAATCAGCAGCTATAAGGAAGATGGGGTTCAGGTGATCGATTGCTATGGTTTCGGAGGAAGTGGGATGGAAATGTCTTGGGGTGCAGCGATGAGGGCCATCGGCTTGATCGATCATGGCTTCAAGTTATAG
- a CDS encoding uncharacterized protein (EggNog:ENOG502SQPX), with product MSPNDTKYGVTDIDFTSNMKTDSNPYYQDIYGRSTNVHNFGLRLSGYFRAPKDGTYIFTFLIADDYVTMTMGGATQDLDCCIKSTELSLDGAVQASGTSAGGSSTISSVSMTAGNFYPVKIIYFNQASNWAGMKLQVTYPDGTNHTDDIAWYYSAAAEEELCTTTTTTDYWTGSDTEYFTVTGSDGQVTVTKEVPRTTTTTTDYWTGSDTEYFTVTGSDGQVTVTKEVPESTTSDTITTPWTGSTTSSYTTTGTDGKQTVVVETPVEHITTPWTGSTTSSYTTTGTDGKQTVVVETPVEHITTPWTGSTTSSYTTTGTDGKQTVVVETPVEHITTPWTGSTTSSYTTTGTDGKQTVVVETPVEHITTPWTGSTTSSYTTTGTDGKPTVVVEIPELVVTEKDVTTIILPCICKEPSTTTTTGDNGNTVICNIPHSLVSTVVVTEPCTNAAGDVTVTTYTTFTTAAAVTANPTETVAAVTANPTETVAPTGAKGSGAKGSGAKGSGAEGSGAEGASAGNGSDTSPQDFSTYEATGSKNTYTFLAVLSALLWISF from the exons ATGTCTCCAAATGATACCAAGTACGGAGTTACCGATATTGATTTTACTTCTAATATGAAAACTGACAGTAACCCTTATTACCAAGATATTTATGGTAGAAGTACAAATGTCCACAATTTTGGTTTAAGACTTTCAGGATACTTTCGTGCTCCTAAAGATGGGACTTATATATTCACTTTCCTAATAGCTGACGATTATGTGACCATGACCATGGGTGGGGCTACACAAGACTTAGACTGTTGTATCAAATCCACTGAGCTTTCACTAGATGGGGCAGTCCAGGCTAGTGGAACCAGTGCAGGTGGCTCACTGACAATTTCACTGGTTTCTATGACAGCCGGTAACTTTTATCCAGTGAAGATTATTTACTTCAATCAAGCGTCAAATTGGGCTGGAATGAAACTTCAAGTGACTTATCCCGACGGTACCAATCATACAGATGACATTGCCTGGTACTATTCTGcagctgctgaagaagaattgtgCACCACCACGACCACCACCGATTATTGGACCGGTTCAGATACTGAGTATTTCACAGTAACAGGTTCAGATGGACAGGTCACTGTCACCAAGGAGGTACCAAGAACTacaacaaccaccaccgattATTGGACCGGTTCAGATACTGAGTATTTCACAGTAACAGGTTCAGATGGACAGGTCACTGTCACCAAGGAGGTACCGGAATCTACCACCTCCG ATACTATTACCACCCCATGGACTGGGTCCACTACTTCatcttataccacaactggaaccgatggtaagCAAACTGTGGTTGTCGAGACTCCAGTAGAACACAtaactactccatggactgggTCCACTACTTCatcttataccacaactggaaccgatggtaagCAAACTGTGGTTGTCGAGACTCCAGTAGAACACAtaactactccatggacaGGGTCCACTACTTCatcttataccacaactggaaccgatggtaagCAAACTGTGGTTGTCGAGACTCCAGTAGAACACAtaactactccatggacaGGGTCCACTACTTCatcttataccacaactggaaccgatggtaagCAAACTGTGGTTGTCGAGACTCCAGTAGAACACAtaactactccatggacaGGGTCCACTACTTCatcttataccacaactggaaccgatggtaaacctACTGTAGTCGTTGAAATTCCAGAACTTGTGGTCACCGAAAAagatgtcaccaccatcatcttaCCATGCATCTGCAAGGAGCCTTCCACTaccacaacaactggtgatAATGGTAATACCGTTATATGTAACATCCCACATTCACTAGTTTCAACTGTCGTGGTCACTGAGCCGTGCACTAATGCTGCTGGAGATGTCACTGTCACAACATATACTACTTTCACTACCGCTGCTGCTGTTACTGCTAACCCTACTGAAACCGTTGCTGCTGTTACTGCTAACCCTACTGAAACCGTTGCTCCAACTGGCGCTAAAGGTAGTGGCGCTAAAGGTAGTGGCGCTAAAGGTAGTGGCGCTGAAGGTAGTGGCGCTGAAGGTGCTTCGGCAGGTAATGGCTCTGATACTTCACCACAAGATTTCTCCACTTACGAGGCTACGGGTTCAAAgaacacatacacattTTTGGCTGTGCTATCcgctcttttgtggatctCATTTTGA
- the AYR1_4 gene encoding NADPH-dependent 1-acyl dihydroxyacetone phosphate reductase (EggNog:ENOG503P15W; COG:Q) produces MSDSKTVVVTGASSGIGLAVAREFALKGYNVIAGARRLSSMEELKKYNVTTVELDITSPESVEKLKKLIETEYDGAIKYLLNNAGQSCAAAAVEVSDDEVFRCFEVNVFGHIRVTRELAPFVIKTKGTIGFTGSVQGILETMFLGVYASSKAAIQSYASGMAFEMAPFGVKVVNFVTGGVRTAMSGIDLKSVLYDEEGLEEVKKAYSELTKTGMDSHVYARKVIKDFEHSKLGVVHHYRGAGSTTVWIAHTFFPKFVLSMLFGSVLKLSTLLKSITNKYK; encoded by the coding sequence ATGTCTGATAGTAAAACCGTAGTTGTTACCGGAGCCTCTTCGGGAATTGGGTTGGCAGTAGCTCGGGAATTTGCCCTAAAAGGTTATAATGTCATAGCTGGTGCCAGAAGACTTTCCTCTatggaagagttgaaaaagtacAACGTCACAACTGTAGAGTTGGACATCACTTCCCCTGAATCGGTTGAGAAACttaagaagttgattgaaaccGAATACGACGGAGCCATCAAGTATCTTTTGAATAATGCTGGTCAAAGCTGTGCCGCAGCAGCTGTCGAAGTGTCTGACGACGAAGTCTTCAGGTGCTTTGAGGTGAATGTTTTTGGTCATATAAGAGTTACCAGAGAATTAGCTCCGTTTGTGATAAAAACAAAAGGTACCATTGGGTTCACTGGCTCTGTTCAAGGTATCCTAGAAACTATGTTCCTAGGAGTTTATGCGAGTTCAAAGGCTGCAATTCAGTCATATGCTTCGGGGATGGCGTTTGAAATGGCTCCATTTGGTGTTAAGGTGGTGAACTTTGTTACAGGAGGTGTCAGAACTGCAATGAGCGGAATTGATTTGAAATCTGTGCTTTACGATGAAGAGGGATTGGAAGAGGTAAAGAAAGCCTACTCTGAACTTACGAAGACAGGCATGGACTCCCATGTCTATGCTAGGAAGGTtatcaaagactttgaacaTTCTAAGTTGGGTGTGGTTCACCATTATAGAGGTGCTGGATCGACTACAGTTTGGATAGCTCATACTTTCTTCCCCAAATTCGTTTTGAGTATGTTGTTTGGGCTGGTGCTTAAGTTATCAACTCTTCTTAAATCGATAACCAACAAGTACAAATAA
- the MNN13_9 gene encoding mannosyltransferase (EggNog:ENOG503NZ5A; COG:S), whose protein sequence is MGKLFNISHNRRFFFYGFIVFWIVSAGIWIYDYTLNNSSESDTSIYPSESTPNAVLSSPSNVNKIDVFEDCAIKKLVQTLGIEDTRSIDSHSSVYDQMLKKHALSDILTNLDFTERCNLYFKNLFVRDHNWFVDPNEDFPLEHRDTFDLQSFKKENSKKIRYKYAQMSNLEYDKINFDDKKVRKDVKRLAEEEFNEFWERTMKTEQKIVDYLSHLRIFNKCYVTSDNRYIMNKANELIEKVADNIDHTEFKADDDESLINDSGSKSCSELESRIYKWVSHSYPIYERWTGEIFLSPPDLRGFVHYPEVFKTTNSKFKGSTKDFSKSTFAENGPCFFNKFKNSLNGKGIVLSIGDKHVDDTVRFIHLLRALSNHYPIQIIYYDSLSDETKARIVAAARDKMIDLPESFHKVSKHFPSDYFHIKDGGMPKQEVWFVKTYNTIHDNFKEKFKMFAHKFLATLFNSFEEFILVHADTVLLQNPSEFFDLKDYKTTGAYFFKDRTAHAFRPPGDTKFFQKITPSILDNLMFDIPIITQKTLGLEFFNGMSHFMESGVVLINRHLHFNSILTMLQLNFFKPVTSRVHGDKEIFWLGFATSGDEDYHFNKNFAASIGTLTSPEERLTSEGNLKKSQELCSPHSGHLDENGKLLWFNSGFKFCGKSDLVNFETEVKKHDHFKFLKDAESMREYYESSLKLRNAVIPPFNIKSEIRAGNSVEEPVEGWHMERGYCHSYLWCAYSSIGGLTSDGQDNTQVGQVFEFDQESIDLYSYLGDIWVGNE, encoded by the coding sequence gattgtGCCATCAAGAAGCTAGTGCAAACGTTGGGAATCGAGGATACCAGAAGTATTGATAGCCATTCGAGTGTGTATGACcaaatgttgaagaagcatgCATTATCAGACATTCTAACAAACCTCGATTTCACTGAGAGATGCAACTTGTATTTTAAGAACCTATTTGTGCGAGACCACAActggtttgtggatcccAATGAAGACTTCCCTCTTGAACATCGTGATACATTTGACTTACAGCTGTTTAAAAAAgagaattccaaaaaaatAAGGTACAAATATGCCCAAATGTCAAACTTAGAATAcgacaagatcaatttcGACGACAAGAAAGTCCGCAAAGACGTGAAACGacttgctgaagaagagttcaatgagttctggGAACGAACCATGAAGACAGAACAGAAGATTGTAGACTACTTGTCCCATTTAcggattttcaacaagtgctATGTCACCAGTGATAATAGGTACATCATGAACAaagccaatgaattgatagAAAAAGTGGCTGACAACATAGATCACACTGAGTTCAAGGCcgacgatgatgaactgTTAATCAACGATCTGGGTTCCAAATCCTGTAGTGAGTTGGAAAGCAGAATCTATAAATGGGTGTCTCATTCTTATCCTATTTATGAACGGTGGACTGGTGAAATATTTCTATCTCCTCCAGATCTACGTGGATTTGTTCATTATCCTGAGGTGTTCAAgaccacaaactccaagttcaaggggtccaccaaggacttctccaaatccaccttCGCTGAGAATGGGccatgcttcttcaacaaattcaaaaatctGTTGAATGGAAAGGGTATTGTACTATCGATCGGAGACAAAcatgttgatgatactgTGAGATTCATTCACCTATTAAGAGCGTTGAGCAACCACTATCCAATCCAAATCATCTACTATGACTCGCTCAGTGATGAGACCAAAGCAAGAATAGTCGCCGCTGCTAGAGACAAAATGATAGATTTACCAGAAAGCTTCCACAAAGTTTCCAAGCATTTCCCTTCCGACTACTTCCACATCAAAGACGGTGGAATGCCAAAGCAAGAAGTGTGGTTTGTAAAGACGTACAACACCATTCAcgacaacttcaaagaaaagttcaagatgtttGCCCATAAGTTTCTAGCAAcgttgttcaattcatttgAGGAATTCATTTTAGTTCATGCTGATACAGTGTTGTTGCAGAATCCATCCGAGTTTTtcgacttgaaggactACAAAACCACCGGGgcctacttcttcaaggataGAACTGCTCATGCATTCAGGCCACCAGGTGATACTAAATTCTTTCAGAAGATAACCCCTTCGATTttagacaacttgatgtttgatattcccatcatcacccaGAAGACTCTTGGATTAGAGTTCTTTAATGGAATGAGCCATTTCATGGAAAGTggagtggtgttgatcaatagACACTTacacttcaactccatcttaACAATGCtccaattgaacttctttaagCCTGTTACCTCCAGAGTCCACGGagacaaagagatattCTGGTTGGGATTCGCCaccagtggtgatgaagactaccacttcaacaagaatttcgCTGCATCAATCGGGACTCTTACTTCCCCGGAGGAAAGATTGACCAGTGAAggaaacctcaagaaatcTCAGGAACTCTGTTCGCCACATTCAGGACaccttgatgaaaatggaaaGTTATTGTGGTTTAACTCGgggttcaagttctgtgGGAAAAGCGATCTTGTTAATTTTGAAACTGAAGTCAAGAAACACGACCATTTTAAATTCTTAAAAGATGCTGAATCCATGCGAGAGTATTATGAAAGCTCTCTAAAACTTAGAAACGCAGTTATTCCTCCCTTCAATATAAAATCGGAAATAAGGGCAGGGAACAGTGTTGAAGAGCCAGTAGAAGGCTGGCACATGGAACGTGGATATTGTCACAGTTATTTATGGTGTGCATACTCTTCGATAGGTGGACTCACCTCTGACGGACAAGATAACACTCAAGTGGGACAAGTGTTCGAGTTCGATCAGGAGTCAATAGACTTGTATTCTTACTTGGGTGATATTTGGGTTGGGAATGAGTGA